The following proteins are co-located in the Enoplosus armatus isolate fEnoArm2 chromosome 10, fEnoArm2.hap1, whole genome shotgun sequence genome:
- the LOC139291606 gene encoding probable UDP-sugar transporter protein SLC35A4 — protein sequence MIVIQNVGPSSPARIRRQWVKRIQWGVLFGLMVLIYGSHAPLITLTKVDGQVPFNPSSCVVMIELTKLLISFATLVLTGATSALHAPPHLVLLAPYAVPAILYALNNNLVVLMQAYMDPSSYQVLSNLKIASTALLYSLCLGKRLRPAQWLGVGLLMGAGVCHSYSSLDLGDPESAEAGDGPRLHITAWGLFLVLVYCCVSGLAAVYTERVLKSQKLPLSLQNLYLYVFGVAINGLSSFSSVVSEKSFLEGYSGVVWAIIAGQAANGLLMSVVLKHGSGITRLFVISCSMLVNALLSWAILGLQLTPFFLLPVSMIGLAAYLYYR from the coding sequence ATGATCGTGATCCAGAACGTGGGGCCCAGCTCACCGGCGAGGATTAGGAGACAGTGGGTGAAAAGGATTCAGTGGGGTGTCCTCTTTGGGCTGATGGTTCTCATCTATGGCTCTCATGCACCACTCATCACTCTCACCAAGGTAGACGGTCAAGTCCCTTTCAACCCCTCATCATGTGTTGTCATGATTGAGTTAACCAAACTCCTGATTTCTTTTGCCACTCTTGTTCTAACTGGGGCTACATCCGCCTTACATGCTCCTCCACATCTAGTCCTCTTGGCCCCCTATGCAGTCCCTGCCATACTCTACGCCCTCAACAACAACCTGGTAGTTCTCATGCAGGCCTACATGGACCCCAGCTCATACCAGGTCCTCTCTAACCTGAAAATTGCCTCCACTGCCCTGCTTTACTCCCTCTGCCTAGGCAAGAGGCTCCGGCCTGCTCAGTGGTTAGGTGTGGGGCTCCTCATGGGGGCAGGGGTGTGCCACAGCTACAGCAGCCTGGATCTAGGGGACCCTGAGAGTGCTGAAGCTGGGGACGGTCCCAGGCTTCATATCACAGCTTGGGGGCTTTTCCTTGTGCTTGTGTACTGCTGTGTTTCAGGGCTGGCAGCGGTTTACACAGAGAGGGTGCTGAAGAGCCAGAAGCTGCCCCTCAGCTTGCAGAATCTCTACCTCTATGTGTTTGGTGTGGCCATCAACGggctctcttccttctcctctgtaGTGAGTGAAAAGAGCTTTCTGGAGGGATACTCAGGGGTGGTTTGGGCCATTATAGCAGGGCAGGCAGCTAACGGACTCCTGATGTCTGTGGTGCTAAAGCACGGCAGCGGGATCACCAGACTGTTTGTCATTTCCTGCTCCATGCTGGTTAACGCTCTGTTGTCTTGGGCCATCTTAGGGCTGCAGCTCAcaccttttttcctccttcctgtttctATGATTGGACTGGCAGCTTACCTTTATTACAGATAG
- the LOC139291623 gene encoding SLC35A4 upstream open reading frame protein-like, translated as MADDKDPLKQLKDLTQLKNQLEEIQRRVENEVSVGIPQGGSLLGSPFLKGFLAGYVVAKLRSSAILGVLMGTITGMYAAQSYQVPNIERTVKDYMNNLKKGPK; from the exons ATGGCGGATGACAAG GATCCTCTGAAACAGTTGAAAGATCTGACGCAGCTCAAAAATCAGTTGGAGGAAATCCAGAGGCGAGTAGAGAATGAAGTTTCTGTGGGAATTCCTCAG GGAGGCTCACTGTTGGGATCTCCATTTCTGAAGGGCTTTCTGGCCGGCTATGTGGTGGCCAAGCTTCGCTCCTCTGCCATCCTGGGAGTGCTGATGGGAACAATCACTGGCATGTATGCGGCACAGAGCTATCAAGTGCCCAACATTGAAAGGACGGTGAAAGACTATATGAACAACTTGAAAAAAGGACCAAAGTAA
- the hmgxb3 gene encoding HMG domain-containing protein 3 — MEKVEVFEVVKVTEEVESCYNQVEVTTPKKRKSKAQEDSVEKPKKPRSAYLLYYFDVHQIMQQEIPNLPQSEINKRISESWKRLSVAEKAYYLEKAKSEKEGIDTSSLSPSKDLPGFRKILPRASYFLLAKGCSSNHPLGGSQPEVTIESLDSPVEGSLPSVSLTQEPQFTPLGLAGEVELSEQPVIVDDITEETAVVSHPTAPVGIPPSSSSSVSSNAPASTDAHVSQGSVDLTAKGVTLKGNETRVAGSGYGGVMVQQIQGESTQMVAIIPAQNLLEPKSLGGVSSVGPVMMVSVGASIEQSAKPSYKMSVKTYTRRGRGRCLNPGCSFVYVTRHKPPTCPECGSHLGGKWIPAAKKTQDKEAASKQLPQKAETKSNESCQPTPPPAQEGNVDVSKTNSTGGKKGARVQRCSRKQHAVAAGRPPEGSSTKEQEQTKQLKDSLEGTTVQGQDRSNAAVQKRPVRPILPAYYNTGRAVFQIITVPPDKGKFPSANNNKSFTVPRESFSGLKPSTLKQLGQTVPTTTAKQDSSVPTDGSQHVSSLADRRVNVLSVVPFKQHTVSSFDLGLSTARGRGRCKNPSCDYMYKNRHKPAVCPKCGCELTQKNAKGTKSGTLLDPYQTLSPAQKDIQRQNTLQLLHRSLQIPESETELQETLTLIQELNSLQIVLVQPGDQEHEGSVETETLVESGWPQFYESAATHCGLCNYPLFKGSQSTVAGQEDCWLLTETLIQTASLQLKVCLNVQCLALHSFTDLHPGLFNIGNRLLVSIDLFLKIRASIKLGQLPSQATRTILDHVPNHPVHTLSPEQLSQIQELLLSGYWAFECLTVRDYNDMICGVCGVAPKLEIAERYTSNVLELKNVEFTWPEVSVSDEVHVDDFWLTMESEAIEQATFPTDIPITRVDASIIAPFIPPLMRSPTALNTEKDKVLSHTQQPSGDPSVLVRLIHDGELRLDKIEDHSEDELRTMLERCGASITPGSTKNELLASLISLYTLVHSGLSTTSQPPPHLTAGKLSKVCPHKVVCGSKYLVRGETARDHVDLLLSSRYWPPVYVSDCARQVALCADMQYPELATQMWGRNQGCFSDPFEKPEFVSCAELQDLPYSADLSLVAENQQVHPITKSSCCWLVHPPAAAQEPPALPSEHHSMFLCRDLEPYISLMAELEKEKEEEDDKGAEQKEETDKAVNDSTEKSEDCSSVSRVRRQPVAFNNTAYYYLYNRLVDFLTSRDIVSQQINQVVKACQPGEVVIRDALYRLGVAQINTEKEEDEGSGMEGLTQEGGTETYEVVLPE; from the exons ATGGAGAAAGTGGAGGTGTTTGAGGTTGTAAAGGTGACAGAGGAGGTGGAAAGCTGCTACAACCAAGTGGAGGTGACTACTCcgaaaaagaggaagagcaaagCTCAAGAAGACAGTGTTGAGAAACCTAAGAAGCCTAG gtCTGCCTACCTGTTATACTACTTTGATGTTCACCAGATTATGCAACAGGAAATCCCTAATCTGCCACAGTCGGAAATCAACAAGCGTATCAGTGAGAGCTGGAAAAGGCTCAGCGTGGCTGAGAAAGCCTACTATCTGGAGAAGGCCAAGTCCGAGAAGGAGGGCATAGACACT TCGTCTCTCAGCCCCTCCAAAGACCTGCCAGGCTTCCGCAAAATCCTTCCCAGAGCCAGTTACTTCCTCCTGGCTAAAGGCTGCTCCTCAAATCACCCGCTGGGAGGCTCTCAGCCAGAGGTGACCATCGAGTCTCTGGACTCTCCAGTGGAGGGAAGCCtgccttctgtctctcttacCCAAGAGCCCCAGTTCACACCTCTTGGGTTGGCCGGTGAGGTGGAACTCTCCGAGCAGCCCGTCATTGTTGATGACATAACAGAGGAAACGGCGGTGGTGTCTCATCCCACGGCCCCCGTAGGAAtcccaccctcctcttcctcctctgtgtcatcCAATGCCCCGGCTTCCACAGACGCCCATGTCTCACAGGGCTCTGTGGACCTTACAGCAAAGGGGGTCACGCTGAAAGGAAATGAGACAAGAGTTGCTGGTAGTGGCTATGGTGGGGTGATGGTGCAGCAGATACAGGGGGAAAGTACACAGATGGTTGCCATCATACCCGCTCAG AACCTGCTGGAGCCGAAGTCTCTGGGAGGTGTCAGCTCTGTGGGTCCAGTGATGATGGTCTCTGTAGGAGCCAGCATAGAGCAAAGTGCCAAACCTTCATATAAAATG TCGGTGAAGACATACACCAGGAGAGGTCGAGGGAGGTGTCTAAATCCTGGATGTTCATTCGTGTATGTCACCCGCCACAAGCCGCCGACGTGCCCTGAATGTGGGAGCCACTTGGGCGGAAAATGGATACCTGCT GCCAAGaagacacaagacaaagaagCTGCATCCAAGCAATTGCCACAGAAAGCTGAAACCAAGTCTAATGAAAGCTGCCAACCCACTCCTCCCCCTGCTCAGGAGGGGAATGTTGATGTCAGTAAAACAAATTCCACTGGGGGCAAAAAAGGAGCGCGAGTTCAACGGTGCTCCAGAAAGCAGCATGCAGTTGCAGCTGGAaggccaccagagggcagcagcaCCAAGGAGCAGGAACAAACAAA ACAGTTGAAAGACAGTCTTGAGGGCACGACAGTCCAAGGTCAAGACAGGAGCAATGCCGCTGTTCAGAAGAGGCCCGTGAGACCCATCCTTCCTGCCTACTATAATACTG GCCGTGCTGTGTTTCAGATTATAACTGTCCCACCTGACAAAGGAAAGTTTCCAAGtgcaaacaacaataaatcattCACTG TGCCTCGAGAGAGTTTCTCAGGTCTCAAACCCAGCACTTTAAAGCAGCTCGGTCAGACGGTTCCAACGACCACAGCCAAGcag GATTCTTCTGTCCCAACAGATGGAAGTCAGCATGTGTCCTCACTGGCTGACAGGAGAGTGAATGTCCTCTCAGTCGTGCCTTTCAAACAACACACCGTTTCCAGCTTT GATTTGGGACTGTCCACTGCCCGAGGAAGGGGTCGGTGTAAGAATCCGTCTTGTGACTATATGTATAAGAACAGACACAAACCTGCCGTGTGCCCTAAATGTGGCTGCGAGTTGACCCAGAAGAACGCCAAGGGAACAAAG tctGGGACCCTGCTGGATCCGTACCAGACCCTGAGTCCTGCTCAGAAGGACATCCAGCGCCAAAACACCCTGCAGTTACTGCACCGTTCCTTGCAGATTCCTGAGAGTGAGACTGAGCTCCAGGAAACGTTGACTCTCATCCAGGAGCTCAACAGTCTCCAGATTGTCTTGGTTCAACCAGGAGACCAGGAGCACGAGGGCAGCGTAGAGACAGAGACGCTGGTCGAGTCAGGGTGGCCTCAGTTCTATGAATCAGCAGCTACTCACTGTGGACTGTGCAACTACCCTCTCTTCAAAGGAAGTCAGAG TACTGTTGCAGGACAAGAGGACTGCTGGCTGCTCACTGAAACACTGATCCAGACAGCCTCGCTCCAGCTCAAGGTGTGTCTCAACGTTCAGTGTCTGGCTCTGCACAGCTTCACTGACCTGCATCCAG gTTTGTTCAACATTGGGAACAGACTGCTGGTTAGTATCGACCTTTTCCTGAAGATCAGGGCCAGCATCAAACTGGGCCAACTGCCCTCTCAGGCAACCAGGACCATACTAGACCACGTGCCCAACCACCCTG TCCACACTCTGAGTCCAGAGCAGTTATCTCAAATTCAAGAGCTTCTCCTGAGTGGCTACTGGGCCTTTGAGTGTCTGACAGTGCGTGATTACAACGATATGATCTGCGGCGTTTGTGGTGTTGCTCCCAAATTGGAGATTGCAGAGCGATACACAAGCAACGTACTGGAGCTGAAGAATGTGGAG TTCACCTGGCCTGAGGTTTCAGTCTCAGATGAGGTACACGTGGATGACTTCTGGCTGACCATGGAAAGTGAGGCTATCGAGCAAGCGACTTTCCCCACTGACATCCCTATCACGCGGGTGGATGCTTCTATCATCGCGCCCTTCATTCCCCCACTGATGAGGAGTCCTACTGCCCTCAACACGGAGAAGGACAAGGTCCTGTCGCACACACAGCAGCCCTCAG GAGATCCATCAGTTTTGGTGCGCCTCATTCATGATGGTGAGCTGAGACTCGACAAGATTGAAGACCACAGTGAGGACGAGCTGAGAACAATGCTGGAACGCTGCGGGGCAAGCATCACCCCAGGCTCCAccaag AATGAGCTGCTGGCCTCCCTCATCTCCTTGTACACATTGGTTCATAGTGGCCTCTCCACGACCTCACAGCCCCCTCCACACCTCACTGCTGGCAAGCTGTCCAAGGTCTGCCCCCACAAG GTGGTGTGCGGCTCCAAGTACTTGGTGAGAGGAGAGACGGCTCGGGACCACGTAGACCTGCTGCTGTCCTCTCGCTACTGGCCCCCAGTCTACGTTAGTGACTGTGCCCGTCAGGTGGCGCTCTGTGCTGACATGCAGTACCCAGAACTGGCAACCCAGATGTGGGGCAGGAACCAAGGCTGCTTCTCTGACCCTTTCGAAAAGCCAGAG TTTGTGTCATGTGCTGAGCTACAAGACCTGCCGTACAGCGCTGACCTGTCGTTAGTAGCGGAGAACCAGCAGGTCCACCCCATCACCAAATCATCTTGTTGCTGGCTGGTTcatcctcctgcagcagcccAGGAGCCTCCTGCTCTTCCTTCAGAGCACCACTCGATGTTCCTCTGCAGAGATCTGGAGCCCTACATCAGCCTGATGGCggagctggagaaagagaaggaagaggaggatgacaaAGGGGcagaacagaaagaagagacGGACAAAGCTGTGAATGACTCCACAGAGAAATCGGAGGACTGTTCCTCTGTAAGCCGTGTGCGGCGACAACCTGTGGCTTTCAACAACACAGCTTATTACTACCTTTACAACCGTCTGGTGGATTTCCTCACCAGCAGAGACATTGTGAGCCAGCAGATCAACCAAGTGGTGAAGGCCTGCCAACCTGGGGAGGTGGTGATCAGGGATGCTCTGTACCGACTGGGAGTGGCACAGatcaacacagagaaagaggaagatgaaggaagTGGGATGGAGGGACTGACAcaagagggagggacagagacatATGAGGTTGTGCTTCCTGAATAA
- the LOC139291522 gene encoding macrophage colony-stimulating factor 1 receptor 1-like — MQSYLALLLGIVASAASAEWRRPVIKFNSKVVGSSEVVVRPGTALDLRCEGDGPVNWQTRLAKHRRFVSKGNGNVRSLKVERPSAEFTGTYKCFYTTGSQHRELTSSVHVYVKDPNRVFWTSSTSLRVVRKEGEDYLLPCLLTDPAATDLGLRMDNGTTVPSGMNFTVYRHRGILIHSLHPNFNADYVCTAKVKGVERTSKAFSINVIQKLRFPPYVFLETDEYVRIVGEQFKIRCTTHNPNFNYNVTWKYTTKSKVTIEERVRSSGENRLDIQSILTISAVDLADTGNISCIGTNEAGVNSSTTYLLVVDKPYIRLLPQLSPKLAHEGLSIEVNEGEDLELSVLIEAYPHITEHGWHTPTSPNTSTQEHKLIRYNNRYHATLQLKRMNAQEQGQYTFYARSDLANASITFQVQMYQRPVAVVRWENITTLTCTSFGYPAPRIIWYQCFGIRPTCNENTSGLQMAIPLQAPTVEVQREEYGAVEVESVLTVGPSSRRMTVECVAFNLVGISSDTFAMEVSDKLFTSTLTGAAGILAIFLVLLVFLFYKYKQKPRYEIRWQIIEARDGNNYTFIDPTQLPYNEKWEFPRDKLKLGKILGAGAFGKVVEATAYGLGKEDNAMRVAVKMLKASAHSDEREALMSELKILSHLGHHKNIVNLLGACTYGGPVLVITEYCSLGDLLNFLRQKAETFVNFVMNIPDIMENASDYKNICSQKQFIRSDSGISSTSSSSYLEMRPSQLPNNESSQDSVCEETGDWPLDIDDLLRFSFQVAQGLDFLAAKNCIHRDVAARNVLLTNRRVAKICDFGLARDIMNDSNYVVKGNARLPVKWMAPESIFECVYTVQSDVWSYGILLWEIFSLGKSPYPSMAVDSRFYKMVKRGYQMSQPDFAPPEIYMIMKMCWNLEPTERPTFSKITQMIERLLGDQPEQGQLIYQNVQQQVTEGEECDEPKCCDGPCDQSCDHEEEEQPLMNTNNYQFC; from the exons ATGCAGTCCTACCTTGCTCTGCTGCTGGGGATtgtggcctctgctgcttcag CGGAATGGAGGCGTCCGGTGATCAAGTTCAACTCTAAGGTGGTGGGGAGTTCAGAGGTGGTGGTCAGACCTGGGACCGCTCTGGATCTGAGGTGTGAGGGTGACGGGCCTGTAAACTGGCAGACAAGGCTAGCCAAACACAGGCGCTTCGTGTCCAAGGGCAACGGGAACGTCCGCAGCTTAAAGGTGGAACGTCCCTCTGCAGAATTCACTGGAACATACAAGTGTTTTTACACTACTGGGTCACAGCATCGTGAACTGACctcctctgtgcatgtgtatgtaaaaG ATCCAAACCGTGTGTTCTGGACCAGCAGCACGTCCCTGCGGGTGGTGAGGAAGGAGGGTGAGGACTACCTGCTGCCCTGCCTGCTGACCGACCCAGCAGCCACAGACCTGGGCCTCCGCATGGACAACGGCACCACCGTGCCGTCAGGGATGAACTTCACAGTTTACCGTCACCGTGGTATTCTCATCCACAGCCTCCACCCCAACTTCAATGCTGACTATGTCTGCACAGCGAAGGTCAAAGGAGTGGAAAGGACCTCCAAGGCCTTTTCCATCAACGTCATTCAGA AGCTTCGTTTCCCTCCATATGTCTTCCTGGAGACAGATGAATATGTGCGCATTGTTGGGGAGCAGTTCAAGATTCgctgcacaacacacaaccCCAACTTCAACTACAATGTCACCTGGAAGTACACCACCAAGTCG aaAGTGACGATAGAGGAGAGGGTTCGCTCCAGTGGAGAAAATCGGCTGGACATACAGAGCATACTGACCATCTCTGCTGTGGACCTTGCAGACACAGGAAACAtttcctgcattggcactaaTGAAGCCGGGGTGAACAGCTCCACCACATACCTGCTGGTTGTAG ACAAGCCCTACATCAGGCTGTTGCCCCAGCTGTCCCCTAAACTGGCCCATGAGGGTCTTTCAATCGAGGTGAACGAGGGAGAAGATCTGGAGCTCAGCGTGCTCATCGAAGCGTACCCCCACATCACGGAGCACGGATGGCACACCCCAACATCTCCCAACACGTCCACACAGGAGCACAAGCTCATCAGATACAACAACAG atACCATGCTACTCTGCAGCTGAAGAGGATGAATGCACAAGAGCAGGGGCAATACACCTTCTATGCCAGGAGCGACTTGGCCAACGCATCCATCACTTTCCAAGTCCAAATGTATC AGAGGCCTGTTGCTGTGGTGAGATGGGAAAACATAACCACACTCACTTGCACCTCATTTGGCTACCCAGCTCCCAGAATCATCTGGTACCAGTGTTTTGGGATACGGCCTAC GTGCAATGAAAACACCTCAGGGCTACAGATGGCGATCCCACTCCAGGCTCCTACAGTGGAGGTCCAGAGGGAGGAGTACGGGGCTGTGGAGGTGGAGAGCGTCCTCACTGTGGGGCCGTCCAGCCGGAGGATGACGGTGGAGTGTGTGGCTTTCAACCTCGTCGGCATCAGCAGCGACACTTTTGCCATGGAGGTTTCTG ACAAGCTCTTCACTTCCACCTTAACTGGAGCAGCAGGCATTCTGGCCATCTTCCTTGTGCTGctggtttttctgttttacaaatATAAGCAG AAACCCAGGTATGAGATCCGTTGGCAAATCATTGAGGCAAGAGATGGAAACAACTACACCTTCATTGACCCCACTCAGCTGCCATACAATGAGAAGTGGGAGTTCCCAAGGGACAAGCTGAAGCTAG GGAAGATCTTGGGTGCAGGAGCTTTTGGAAAGGTTGTTGAGGCCACAGCCTACGGTCTGGGAAAGGAAGACAATGCGATGCGCGTAGCTGTGAAAATGTTAAAAG ccaGTGCCCATTCAGATGAGAGGGAAGCTCTGATGTCTGAACTGAAGATCCTGAGCCACCTGGGACACCACAAGAACATAGTCAATCTACTGGGAGCCTGCACCTACGGAG GACCAGTGCTTGTGATCACAGAGTACTGCAGCCTCGGTGACCTACTGAACTTCCTTCGCCAGAAAGCAGAGACGTTTGTCAACTTTGTTATGAACATTCCCGACATTATGGAGAACGCGAGTGACTACAAGAACATCTGCAGTCAGAAACAGTTCATCAGAAG TGACAGTGGGATCTCCAGCACATCCTCAAGCAGTTACCTGGAGATGAGACCCAGCCAGCTGCCAAACAATGAATCATCTCAAG actctgtgtgtgaggagaCTGGTGACTGGCCGCTGGATATTGATGATTTGCTGAGGTTTTCCTTTCAAGTGGCTCAGGGCCTTGACTTTCTGGCGGCCAAAAAC TGTATTCACAGAGACGTGGCTGCTAGGAATGTCCTCTTGACCAACCGCAGAGTTGCAAAGATTTGTGACTTTGGTCTGGCGCGTGACATCATGAATGACTCCAACTACGTGGTGAAGGGCAAT GCACGTCTGCCAGTGAAGTGGATGGCTCCAGAGAGCATCTTTGAGTGTGTCTACACCGTCCAGAGCGACGTCTGGTCCTATGGCATCCTCCTGTGGGAGATCTTCTCTTTAG GCAAGAGCCCCTACCccagcatggctgtggactccaGGTTCTACAAGATGGTAAAGCGAGGCTACCAGATGTCCCAACCAGACTTTGCTCCACCTGAGAT CTACATGATCATGAAGATGTGCTGGAACCTGGAGCCTACAGAGCGTCCAACGTTTAGCAAGATCACTCAGATGATAGAAAGACTGCTGGGGGACCAACCTGAGCAGGGACAG CTAATCTACCAgaatgtgcagcagcaggtcaCAGAGGGTGAAGAGTGTGACGAGCCCAAGTGCTGCGACGGCCCCTGTGACCAGTCTTGTGACcacgaggaagaggagcagccTCTGATGAACACCAACAACTACCAGTTTTGTTGA